One region of Acidovorax sp. T1 genomic DNA includes:
- a CDS encoding ATP-dependent DNA helicase, with protein sequence MSLVDAVHVAFGPDGVLSRMDAHYRVRDGQMAMADAVARTIERGGALVVEAGTGVGKTFAYLVPALLSGERVLLSTATKALQDQLFARDLPQLVSALALPVRTALLKGRGSYLCLHRMEQARQQVAPQDRVMQRVLAKVEVWSRSTRSGDLAELPGLDERSPAMALITSTRENCLGTACPRFRQCHVNLARREALAADVVVVNHHLFFADAAVRESGMAELLPTVRVVVFDEAHQINEIGVQFLGMQLTTGQLLDFSRDLLAAGLQHARGLADWNTLAGPIEQAAADLRMAVGPNAAGTKLRWTGEVPEAVAPQGWHEALGRVSMACAQALEALDPFSETSPDFVRLYERGSEILVRLGRFAAPCSPDAVRWVDVGGALRLVESPLDIAQAMRTRLLAAPTETAEWEGAGDEWPAPQPHAGRAWIFTSATLGDDAALTWFTERCGLQGAEILRVESPFDYASQAALYVPRHLPKPADPAHSIAVAQLAGAAAGRLGGRTLVLTTTLKALRTIGDALQARFNSPDGLEVLVQGDWPKRHLMERFREGALNGRRGCVLVASASFWEGFDVPGDALQLVIIDKLPFPPPGDPLVEARTHRIEAAGGRAFQMLAVPEAAVALKQGAGRLIRRESDRGILVVCDTRLVTMGYGKRLMRALPPMRMLESPEAFEAALDALTRISTTDSTWS encoded by the coding sequence ATGAGCCTGGTGGACGCCGTACATGTGGCATTTGGACCTGATGGGGTGCTGTCGCGAATGGACGCACATTACCGTGTCCGCGATGGCCAGATGGCAATGGCCGACGCGGTCGCCAGGACCATTGAGCGGGGTGGCGCCCTGGTGGTGGAGGCAGGCACAGGCGTTGGCAAAACCTTCGCCTATCTGGTCCCGGCACTGCTCAGCGGCGAGCGGGTGTTGCTGTCCACGGCCACCAAGGCTTTGCAGGACCAGCTTTTTGCCCGCGATCTCCCCCAGCTGGTCTCGGCCCTGGCCTTGCCGGTGCGCACGGCACTGCTCAAGGGGCGCGGCAGTTATCTGTGTTTGCACCGCATGGAGCAGGCGCGCCAGCAAGTCGCGCCGCAGGATCGCGTCATGCAGCGGGTGCTGGCGAAGGTGGAGGTCTGGTCGCGCAGCACCCGCTCGGGTGATCTGGCCGAGTTGCCGGGCCTGGACGAACGCTCACCCGCCATGGCGCTGATCACATCCACCCGCGAAAACTGCCTGGGCACGGCCTGCCCCCGGTTTCGGCAGTGCCATGTGAACCTCGCCCGGCGTGAAGCGCTGGCCGCCGATGTGGTGGTGGTCAACCACCATCTGTTCTTTGCCGATGCGGCTGTGCGGGAGTCGGGCATGGCCGAGTTGCTGCCGACCGTGCGGGTCGTGGTGTTTGACGAGGCGCACCAGATCAATGAAATCGGCGTGCAGTTCCTGGGTATGCAGCTGACCACGGGGCAGCTGCTGGATTTTTCGCGGGATCTTCTGGCGGCGGGTTTGCAGCATGCCCGTGGCCTTGCGGACTGGAACACCCTGGCGGGCCCCATCGAGCAGGCCGCTGCCGACCTGCGGATGGCCGTGGGCCCGAATGCCGCCGGCACCAAGCTGCGCTGGACAGGCGAGGTGCCCGAAGCCGTGGCGCCGCAAGGCTGGCATGAGGCCCTTGGGCGGGTGTCAATGGCGTGCGCGCAAGCCCTGGAGGCGCTGGACCCGTTCAGCGAGACATCCCCTGACTTTGTGCGCCTGTACGAGCGCGGCTCTGAGATCTTGGTGCGGCTGGGGCGATTTGCAGCGCCCTGCAGTCCGGACGCCGTGCGCTGGGTGGACGTGGGGGGGGCGCTGCGGCTGGTGGAGTCGCCGCTCGATATTGCACAGGCCATGCGAACCCGCTTGCTTGCGGCTCCCACCGAAACCGCAGAATGGGAAGGTGCGGGTGACGAGTGGCCTGCGCCGCAGCCGCACGCAGGGCGGGCCTGGATTTTCACGTCGGCCACGTTGGGCGACGATGCCGCTCTGACATGGTTCACCGAGCGCTGCGGCTTGCAGGGTGCCGAGATTTTGCGCGTGGAAAGTCCGTTCGACTATGCGTCGCAGGCCGCGCTGTATGTGCCCCGGCATTTGCCAAAACCCGCCGATCCCGCCCACAGCATCGCCGTGGCCCAGTTGGCTGGAGCGGCCGCAGGCCGTCTGGGTGGGCGCACGCTGGTTCTGACCACAACGCTCAAGGCCCTGCGCACTATCGGCGATGCGTTGCAAGCACGTTTCAACAGTCCGGATGGGCTGGAGGTGCTGGTGCAGGGAGACTGGCCCAAACGCCACCTCATGGAGCGCTTTCGCGAGGGAGCATTGAACGGACGGCGCGGCTGCGTGCTGGTGGCGTCGGCCTCGTTCTGGGAGGGCTTTGATGTGCCTGGCGATGCCTTGCAGCTGGTCATCATCGACAAGCTGCCCTTTCCGCCTCCTGGCGATCCGCTGGTGGAAGCACGCACCCACCGCATCGAGGCCGCTGGTGGGCGTGCCTTTCAGATGCTTGCGGTGCCCGAGGCGGCTGTGGCGCTCAAGCAAGGGGCGGGGCGGCTGATTCGGCGGGAATCGGACCGTGGCATCCTGGTGGTGTGCGATACCCGGCTGGTCACCATGGGCTATGGCAAACGGCTGATGCGCGCTTTGCCGCCCATGCGCATGCTTGAAAGTCCCGAGGCGTTCGAGGCAGCGCTGGATGCGCTTACCAGAATTTCCACCACGGATTCGACTTGGTCTTGA
- the zapE gene encoding cell division protein ZapE — protein MTVKQTYLKELAAKGFQSDPAQLRAVDALQRCASDWAAYKSRRSNAFKKIINHPEVPRGVYMYGGVGRGKSFLMDCFFNAVPLKRKVRLHFHEFMREVHRELAALQGMANPLDILGERIAKRYKLICFDEFHVADITDAMILHRLLAALFDNGVGFVTTSNFKPDGLYPDGLHRDRILPAIALLNEKLEVVNVDNGTDYRRRTLEQVKLYHTPLGPEADAEMNTAFDQLAEVHDEDPVLHIEAREIRARRKAGGVVWFDFKTLCGGPRSQNDYLEIATQFHTVLLSDVPYMPVNMASPARRFTWLVDVLYDRRVKLIMSAAVAPEQLYTDGPLAHEFPRTVSRLHEMQSREFLALDRRTVDTGLT, from the coding sequence GTGACCGTCAAGCAGACCTATCTCAAAGAACTTGCTGCCAAGGGTTTTCAGAGCGACCCGGCACAACTGCGTGCGGTGGACGCTTTGCAGCGCTGCGCCAGTGACTGGGCCGCATACAAGTCGCGCCGCTCCAATGCCTTCAAGAAGATCATCAACCACCCTGAGGTTCCGCGCGGCGTTTACATGTACGGCGGGGTGGGGCGCGGCAAGAGCTTTCTCATGGATTGCTTTTTCAATGCCGTGCCGCTCAAGCGCAAGGTGCGCCTGCATTTTCACGAATTCATGCGCGAGGTGCACCGGGAGCTGGCAGCGCTGCAAGGCATGGCCAACCCGCTGGATATTTTGGGTGAACGCATCGCCAAGCGCTACAAGCTGATCTGCTTCGACGAATTCCATGTGGCCGACATCACCGACGCGATGATCCTGCACCGCTTGCTGGCGGCGCTGTTTGACAACGGGGTGGGCTTTGTCACCACCTCCAACTTCAAGCCCGATGGGCTTTACCCCGATGGCCTGCACCGTGACCGCATCCTGCCGGCCATTGCGCTGCTGAACGAAAAGCTCGAAGTGGTGAACGTGGACAACGGCACCGACTACCGCCGCCGCACGCTCGAGCAGGTGAAGCTGTACCACACGCCGCTGGGGCCCGAGGCCGATGCTGAAATGAACACGGCCTTCGACCAGCTGGCCGAGGTGCATGACGAAGACCCCGTGCTGCACATCGAAGCGCGCGAGATCCGGGCGCGGCGCAAGGCCGGTGGCGTGGTGTGGTTTGATTTCAAAACGCTGTGCGGCGGCCCCCGGTCGCAGAATGATTACCTGGAGATCGCCACGCAATTTCACACCGTTTTGCTGTCGGATGTGCCCTATATGCCCGTCAACATGGCTTCGCCGGCGCGGCGCTTTACCTGGCTGGTGGACGTGCTGTATGACCGGCGGGTCAAGCTCATCATGTCGGCCGCCGTGGCGCCAGAGCAGCTCTACACCGATGGGCCCTTGGCGCACGAGTTTCCGCGCACGGTGTCCCGGCTGCACGAGATGCAGTCCAGGGAGTTTCTGGCACTCGATCGCCGCACCGTGGATACGGGACTGACGTAA
- the odhB gene encoding 2-oxoglutarate dehydrogenase complex dihydrolipoyllysine-residue succinyltransferase, with the protein MAIVEVKVPQLSESVAEATMLTWKKKAGEAVAVDEILIEIETDKVVLEVPAPAAGVLAEIVQGDGATVVAEQLIAKIDTEGKAGAAAPAAAAPAAAAAPAAAVAVAAAATGGSKADVAMPAAAKLLADNNLSVSAVAGTGKDGRVTKGDVLAAVAGGVQSTAAVIPTGVPTKALPQVASVAKQDLGDRPEQRVPMSRLRARVAERLLQSQSTNAILTTFNEVNMAPVMDMRKKFQDAFTKEHGVKIGFMSFFVKAAVHALKKYPVLNASVDGNDIVYHGYFDIGIAVGSPRGLVVPILRNADQMSFAEIEKKIAEFGKKAAEGKLGIEEMTGGTFSISNGGTFGSMMSTPIINPPQSAILGVHATKDRAVVENGQIVVRPMNYLAMSYDHRIIDGREAVLGLVAMKDALEDPSRLLFDI; encoded by the coding sequence ATGGCTATCGTAGAAGTCAAAGTACCGCAACTGTCTGAATCCGTGGCCGAGGCCACCATGCTGACCTGGAAAAAGAAAGCCGGCGAAGCGGTGGCAGTGGACGAGATCCTGATCGAGATCGAAACCGACAAGGTCGTGCTGGAAGTGCCCGCACCCGCTGCTGGCGTGCTGGCAGAAATCGTCCAGGGCGACGGCGCCACCGTGGTGGCCGAACAGCTCATCGCGAAGATCGACACCGAAGGCAAGGCCGGGGCCGCCGCTCCTGCCGCTGCAGCGCCCGCTGCGGCAGCGGCACCTGCAGCCGCTGTGGCCGTGGCTGCTGCTGCCACCGGTGGCTCGAAGGCCGACGTGGCCATGCCCGCCGCCGCCAAGCTGCTGGCCGACAACAACCTGTCGGTGTCGGCCGTGGCCGGCACGGGCAAGGATGGCCGCGTCACCAAGGGCGACGTGCTGGCCGCCGTGGCCGGTGGTGTGCAGTCCACCGCTGCGGTCATTCCCACTGGCGTGCCCACCAAGGCGCTGCCGCAGGTGGCCTCCGTGGCCAAGCAGGATCTTGGCGACCGCCCCGAGCAGCGCGTGCCCATGAGCCGCCTGCGTGCCCGCGTGGCCGAGCGTCTGCTGCAGTCGCAATCGACCAACGCCATCCTGACCACGTTCAACGAAGTGAACATGGCCCCGGTGATGGACATGCGCAAGAAGTTCCAGGATGCGTTCACCAAGGAACACGGCGTGAAGATCGGCTTCATGAGCTTCTTCGTGAAGGCAGCCGTGCATGCACTCAAGAAGTACCCGGTGCTGAACGCCTCGGTCGATGGCAACGACATCGTCTACCACGGCTATTTCGACATCGGCATCGCCGTGGGCTCGCCCCGTGGCCTGGTGGTGCCCATTTTGCGCAACGCCGACCAGATGAGCTTTGCGGAAATCGAGAAGAAGATCGCTGAATTCGGCAAGAAGGCCGCCGAAGGCAAGCTGGGTATCGAAGAGATGACCGGTGGCACGTTCTCGATCTCCAACGGCGGCACCTTCGGCTCGATGATGTCCACCCCGATCATCAACCCGCCGCAGTCGGCCATTTTGGGCGTGCACGCCACCAAGGACCGCGCCGTGGTCGAAAACGGTCAGATCGTGGTGCGCCCGATGAACTACCTGGCCATGTCGTATGACCACCGCATCATCGACGGCCGCGAAGCCGTGCTGGGCCTGGTGGCCATGAAGGACGCGCTGGAAGACCCCTCGCGCCTGCTGTTCGACATCTAA
- a CDS encoding DUF465 domain-containing protein — MKSNHHSLPRQLIDLRIAHADLDARIDQGTHEGMPDDFLLRRLKKRRLAMRDEIDRLERALQPQEPA, encoded by the coding sequence TTGAAATCGAACCACCACTCATTGCCGCGCCAGCTGATTGATTTGCGCATCGCCCATGCCGATCTGGATGCCCGCATCGACCAGGGCACGCATGAGGGAATGCCGGACGATTTTTTGCTCAGGCGCCTGAAGAAGCGCCGCCTGGCAATGCGCGATGAAATCGACCGCCTGGAGCGCGCACTGCAGCCCCAAGAGCCTGCGTGA
- the lpdA gene encoding dihydrolipoyl dehydrogenase, translating into MSKQFDVVVIGGGPGGYIAAIRAAQLGMNVACIDEWKNDKGGPAPGGTCTNVGCIPSKALLQSSEHFEHANKHFADHGITATGVKMDVAKMVARKDSVVKQNNDGILYLFKKNKVSFFHGRGSFVKAAEGGYEIKVAGATEETLVGKQIIIATGSNARALPGAAFDEVNILSNDGALRIGAVPKKLALIGSGVIGLEMGSVWRRLGAEVTVLEGLPTFLGAVDEQIAKEAKKAFDKQGLKIELGVTVGEIKSSEKGVSIAYTNSKGEAQTLDADKLIISIGRVPNTIGLNAEAVGLQLDERGAIAVDGDCKTNLPGVWAVGDVVRGPMLAHKAEEEGVAVAERMAGQHGHVNFNTIPWVIYTSPEIAWVGRTEQQLKADGVKYKAGTFPFLANGRARALGDTTGMVKFLADATTDEILGVHMVGPQVSELISEAVVAMEFKASAEDIARICHAHPSLSEATKEAALAVDKRTLNF; encoded by the coding sequence ATGAGCAAACAATTTGATGTCGTCGTGATCGGCGGCGGCCCCGGCGGCTACATCGCTGCCATCCGTGCAGCCCAGCTGGGCATGAACGTGGCCTGTATCGACGAATGGAAGAACGACAAGGGCGGCCCGGCCCCCGGCGGCACTTGCACCAACGTGGGTTGCATTCCGTCGAAGGCGCTGCTGCAGTCGTCCGAGCATTTCGAGCACGCCAACAAGCACTTTGCCGACCACGGCATCACCGCCACGGGCGTGAAGATGGACGTGGCCAAGATGGTGGCCCGCAAGGACAGCGTCGTGAAGCAGAACAACGACGGCATCCTGTACCTGTTCAAGAAGAACAAGGTCAGCTTTTTCCATGGCCGTGGCTCGTTCGTGAAGGCCGCCGAGGGTGGCTATGAGATCAAGGTGGCCGGCGCCACCGAAGAGACCCTGGTGGGCAAGCAGATCATCATCGCCACCGGCTCCAATGCGCGTGCATTGCCCGGCGCAGCGTTTGATGAAGTGAACATCCTGTCCAACGATGGTGCGCTGCGCATCGGCGCCGTGCCCAAGAAGCTGGCCCTGATCGGCTCGGGCGTGATCGGCCTGGAAATGGGCTCGGTCTGGCGCCGCCTGGGCGCGGAAGTGACCGTGCTCGAAGGCCTGCCAACCTTCCTGGGCGCAGTGGACGAGCAGATCGCCAAGGAAGCCAAGAAGGCGTTTGACAAGCAGGGCCTCAAGATCGAGCTCGGCGTGACCGTTGGCGAGATCAAGAGCAGCGAGAAGGGCGTCAGCATCGCCTACACCAACAGCAAGGGTGAAGCGCAAACCCTGGATGCAGACAAGCTCATCATCTCGATTGGCCGCGTGCCCAACACCATCGGCCTGAATGCCGAAGCCGTGGGCCTGCAGCTCGACGAGCGCGGCGCCATTGCCGTGGACGGCGATTGCAAGACCAACCTGCCCGGCGTGTGGGCCGTGGGCGACGTGGTGCGTGGTCCGATGCTGGCGCACAAGGCCGAGGAAGAGGGCGTGGCCGTGGCCGAGCGCATGGCGGGCCAGCACGGTCATGTCAACTTCAACACCATTCCCTGGGTGATTTACACCAGCCCCGAAATTGCCTGGGTGGGCCGCACCGAGCAGCAGCTCAAGGCCGATGGCGTGAAGTACAAGGCCGGCACCTTCCCGTTCCTGGCCAATGGCCGCGCGCGGGCACTGGGCGACACCACCGGCATGGTCAAGTTCCTGGCCGATGCCACGACGGACGAAATCCTGGGCGTGCACATGGTCGGGCCACAGGTCAGCGAGCTGATTTCCGAGGCCGTGGTGGCCATGGAGTTCAAGGCCAGTGCGGAAGACATCGCCCGCATCTGCCACGCCCACCCGTCCTTGAGCGAAGCCACCAAGGAAGCGGCCCTGGCCGTGGACAAGCGCACGCTGAATTTCTGA
- a CDS encoding PP2C family protein-serine/threonine phosphatase, whose protein sequence is MTKAFRLIASTGIHKGDREYQQDQVALISHERFNGCVLGVVADGMGGRSGGRKASDQVMMTARQLFERYSPETDDPAAMLKNMVQEAHIVIRLTAISSEQEPHSTIAAFLINPRGDCHWVHAGDSRIYHFEGARLSFRTSDHSYVQALVDRGELTEAEANIHPHSNILVGCLGTESDPPITTHTIQQLRPGDVLLACSDGVWHYFSPTELASVVDSLSPREATEFLIDKARSRARGGGDNLSLIVVKIEALAEEKKIGRLAPLSTGSA, encoded by the coding sequence ATGACCAAAGCGTTCCGCCTTATCGCCTCTACGGGTATCCACAAGGGTGACCGCGAATACCAGCAGGACCAGGTGGCCCTGATCTCCCACGAACGCTTCAACGGGTGCGTGCTGGGCGTGGTGGCCGATGGCATGGGTGGCCGCAGTGGCGGGCGCAAGGCGTCAGACCAGGTGATGATGACAGCCCGCCAGTTGTTTGAACGCTACTCGCCGGAGACGGACGACCCCGCCGCGATGCTCAAGAACATGGTGCAAGAGGCGCACATCGTCATCCGCCTCACGGCCATTTCATCCGAACAGGAACCCCACAGCACCATCGCCGCGTTTTTGATCAACCCGCGCGGCGACTGCCACTGGGTGCATGCGGGCGACTCGCGCATCTACCACTTCGAGGGTGCCAGGCTGAGCTTTCGCACCAGCGACCATTCTTATGTCCAGGCCCTGGTCGATCGCGGCGAGTTGACCGAGGCCGAAGCCAACATCCATCCGCATTCCAACATTCTGGTGGGCTGCCTGGGCACCGAAAGCGACCCGCCCATCACCACCCACACCATCCAGCAATTGCGGCCCGGCGATGTGCTGCTGGCCTGCAGCGATGGCGTGTGGCATTACTTTTCGCCCACCGAGCTGGCCTCGGTGGTGGATTCGCTGTCGCCGCGCGAAGCCACCGAATTCCTGATCGACAAGGCACGCTCGCGCGCACGCGGCGGTGGCGACAATCTGTCGCTGATCGTCGTGAAGATCGAAGCCCTGGCCGAAGAGAAGAAGATCGGGCGACTGGCCCCGCTGTCCACAGGCAGCGCCTGA
- a CDS encoding outer membrane protein assembly factor BamD, whose protein sequence is MLRAPLPFITALLTAGLLAGCSSTPEDKTAGWSPNRIYSEAKDELNGGAFDKAVPLLEKLEGRAAGTPLAQQAQLDKAYAQYKAGEKAQAIATLDRFMKLHPASPALDYALYLKGLVNFNDNLGLFSWISQQDLSERDQKAAKDSFESFSELATRFPDSRYANDARQRMTYIVNSLAQYEVHVARYYYQRGAYVAAIGRAQAALADYQGVPALEEALYILIQSYDALGMTQLRDDARRVMEASYPQGVYATGSVKTKSNPWWKFW, encoded by the coding sequence ATGCTGCGTGCTCCCCTGCCATTTATCACTGCCCTGCTGACCGCTGGCCTGCTCGCGGGTTGCTCCAGCACTCCGGAAGACAAGACAGCGGGCTGGAGTCCCAATCGCATTTACTCGGAAGCCAAGGACGAGCTCAACGGTGGCGCCTTCGACAAGGCAGTACCCTTGCTGGAAAAGCTGGAGGGCCGTGCCGCAGGCACGCCGCTGGCCCAGCAGGCGCAGCTGGACAAAGCCTATGCACAGTACAAGGCCGGTGAAAAGGCCCAGGCCATCGCAACCCTCGACCGGTTCATGAAGCTACACCCCGCCAGTCCCGCACTGGATTACGCGCTGTACCTCAAAGGCTTGGTCAACTTCAACGACAACCTGGGTCTCTTTTCATGGATTTCGCAGCAAGATCTGTCAGAGCGCGACCAGAAAGCGGCCAAGGATTCCTTCGAGTCGTTCAGCGAACTGGCAACCCGGTTTCCTGATTCGCGCTACGCCAACGACGCTCGCCAGCGCATGACCTACATTGTCAATTCGCTAGCCCAGTATGAAGTGCACGTTGCCCGCTATTACTACCAGCGTGGCGCCTATGTGGCAGCCATCGGCCGCGCCCAGGCGGCACTGGCCGATTACCAGGGCGTTCCGGCACTCGAAGAGGCCCTGTACATCCTGATCCAGTCCTACGACGCCCTGGGCATGACCCAGCTGCGGGACGATGCCCGCCGGGTCATGGAGGCTTCGTACCCCCAAGGCGTTTACGCCACGGGCAGCGTCAAGACCAAGTCGAATCCGTGGTGGAAATTCTGGTAA